One window of Triticum dicoccoides isolate Atlit2015 ecotype Zavitan chromosome 5A, WEW_v2.0, whole genome shotgun sequence genomic DNA carries:
- the LOC119298515 gene encoding cortical cell-delineating protein-like, producing the protein MAPSTKLFLLLLGLNLMVAAVHGGCGPHCPTPPPPSTTNGSCPIDTLKLGVCAKVLNLLKLGLGVPHSETCCPLLAGLADLDATVCLCTAIRAKVHGVINLNVPIDLVLLLNQCHKTCPPGFTCPL; encoded by the coding sequence ATGGCGCCATCGACCAAGCTCTTCCTCCTGCTCCTCGGCCTGAACCTGATGGTCGCCGCTGTGCACGGTGGCTGCGGACCCCACtgcccgaccccgccgccaccgtcgacgaccAACGGCTCGTGTCCGATCGACACGCTGAAGCTGGGCGTGTGCGCCAAGGTGCTGAACCTGCTAAAGCTTGGGCTCGGTGTGCCGCACAGCGAGACGTGCTGCCCGCTGCTGGCCGGTCTGGCTGACCTGGACGCCACGGTGTGCCTCTGCACCGCCATCAGGGCCAAGGTCCACGGCGTCATCAACCTCAACGTCCCCATCGACCTAGTGCTCCTGCTCAACCAGTGCCACAAGACCTGCCCGCCCGGCTTCACCTGCCCGCTCTGA